From a single Nostoc edaphicum CCNP1411 genomic region:
- a CDS encoding substrate-binding domain-containing protein, translating to MKKIAKLMIIGIILLEMCGCNSAKTTEPKDSSLVTSQADSQAQTIIKIGGSSSTVTVLKLLAQAYESQNKAVKVEFISNSQSEGAIAALKNDIIDIAGSSHKLKPEEDNGKIQYREIAQDLLLVATHNSVKGVNNLSTKQLKAIYKGDITNWQELGGADAKIVLLDRPEDESAKKLLRKHYLGEDKTTNKAVILSKEGELIETLQSTPNSVGTFSLAYSLINKSPVNHLSLNGVAPKSENFANGKYQMVRHLGILSDKVPSAPAQKFIDFILSKEGEKVLQNNGFVPAR from the coding sequence ATGAAGAAGATTGCTAAGTTAATGATCATCGGCATCATCTTACTTGAGATGTGTGGTTGTAACTCAGCTAAAACGACGGAACCGAAAGATTCTAGTCTAGTTACGAGTCAAGCTGATTCTCAAGCTCAAACAATTATCAAAATTGGCGGTTCTAGTTCAACGGTAACAGTTTTAAAACTGTTAGCACAAGCTTATGAATCACAAAATAAAGCTGTCAAAGTTGAGTTTATCTCCAATAGTCAATCTGAAGGAGCGATCGCAGCCCTAAAAAACGATATTATTGATATCGCTGGTAGCAGTCACAAACTCAAACCAGAAGAAGATAACGGTAAAATTCAATATCGTGAAATTGCACAAGATTTGTTACTTGTCGCCACCCACAACAGTGTTAAAGGTGTTAACAACTTATCTACTAAGCAATTAAAAGCAATTTACAAAGGTGACATTACAAATTGGCAAGAATTAGGTGGTGCTGACGCAAAAATTGTATTATTGGATAGACCCGAAGATGAATCAGCGAAAAAATTATTACGAAAACATTATTTGGGAGAAGATAAGACTACAAATAAAGCCGTGATTTTGAGCAAAGAGGGAGAATTGATCGAAACCTTACAAAGTACTCCTAATTCTGTCGGCACTTTTTCTTTGGCTTATTCTCTCATCAACAAATCACCTGTCAATCATCTCAGTCTCAATGGTGTTGCTCCCAAATCGGAAAACTTCGCCAATGGTAAATACCAAATGGTGCGTCATCTAGGTATTCTTTCGGACAAAGTACCTTCCGCACCTGCTCAGAAGTTTATCGATTTTATATTGAGCAAAGAAGGTGAAAAAGTACTACAAAATAATGGCTTTGTTCCTGCTAGATAA
- a CDS encoding sensor histidine kinase: protein MQRFFRGLKLSQKIVLPMLAVCLSVFMLGLVVLGNWFTDSLQQNFRQEIESFAERVHQDFQYEQQTLETQIELIANRDMLNQAVEQRDQSLLLQVLLPLKSILKLDWIKVIDTQGNVLADLRNNSLSQANFLDEVVTNTASRGAHLVDLVDVESKQQVLEVVTNEIKSSAGLLGGIIIGNLIDDTLIQKIAEGSSKQLIVHRQNRVVATTLLVAKDGTWEFTHPNLPARQITIDHKNYLAKSIIFRGVSQSLTTTVLYPTSLLEVSQWKLWTHLGLLFLSGSSIVAVIGFLIAQTITRHLQAVTQVAQRVTQESNFDLQAPVTTQDEVGILAIAFNQLIQQVKRLLAEQYQAKQKLEFYSQTLEEKIEERTQVLRQKNIALKETLQELRHTQSQLIQNEKMSSLGQLVAGIAHEINNPVNFIYGNLKHTDDYTQQLLWLLQLYQKHYPYPEKEIQKAKEEADIEYLTEDLPKILTSMKIGASRIREIVLSLRIFSRLDEAEFKTADIHEGIDSTLLILQHRIKSQSNRPQITVIKEYADIPKIQCFAGQLNQVFMNILANAIDALEEAFQNGLCPEPIIRISSAQVNENVVIQIADNGTGIPEAIQSHLFDPFFTTKSIGKGTGLGLSISYQIIAEKHGGSLKFISLPGQGAEFVITIPIR, encoded by the coding sequence ATGCAGAGATTTTTCAGGGGGCTGAAACTCAGCCAAAAAATTGTTCTACCGATGCTTGCAGTTTGCCTGAGCGTATTCATGCTGGGCTTAGTAGTGCTAGGAAATTGGTTTACCGATAGTTTGCAGCAGAATTTTCGCCAAGAAATCGAAAGTTTTGCTGAACGAGTTCATCAGGATTTTCAGTATGAACAGCAAACTCTAGAAACTCAAATCGAACTAATTGCTAATCGAGATATGCTAAATCAAGCTGTGGAACAGCGCGATCAAAGTTTGCTTTTACAAGTATTGCTACCACTGAAATCTATATTGAAATTGGATTGGATTAAGGTAATTGATACTCAGGGTAATGTCCTCGCAGATTTACGAAATAACTCCTTAAGTCAAGCCAATTTCTTAGACGAAGTAGTTACCAACACTGCTAGTAGAGGAGCGCATTTAGTCGATTTAGTAGATGTAGAAAGCAAACAACAAGTTCTCGAAGTGGTGACAAATGAAATCAAATCATCAGCAGGACTTTTGGGAGGAATCATCATTGGTAACTTAATAGACGATACTCTAATACAAAAAATTGCTGAGGGTTCCTCAAAACAACTGATTGTCCACAGACAAAATCGTGTAGTTGCAACAACCTTGCTGGTAGCCAAAGATGGAACTTGGGAATTTACTCATCCTAATTTACCTGCTAGACAAATCACTATTGATCACAAAAACTATTTAGCTAAAAGCATCATATTTAGAGGAGTAAGTCAGTCTTTAACAACCACAGTGTTGTATCCTACCTCGCTTCTAGAGGTTTCACAATGGAAGTTATGGACGCATTTAGGATTGTTGTTTTTGTCGGGAAGCAGTATTGTGGCAGTTATTGGGTTTTTAATTGCACAAACTATTACTCGTCATCTGCAAGCTGTTACACAAGTGGCACAAAGAGTTACTCAAGAATCTAATTTTGATCTGCAAGCTCCTGTAACCACTCAAGACGAGGTGGGAATCTTAGCTATTGCTTTTAACCAGTTAATTCAACAAGTAAAGCGACTATTAGCAGAACAATATCAGGCGAAACAAAAATTAGAATTTTATAGCCAAACACTAGAAGAAAAAATAGAAGAACGAACCCAAGTACTACGACAAAAAAATATTGCTCTCAAGGAAACTTTACAAGAACTTAGGCATACCCAGTCTCAATTAATCCAGAATGAAAAAATGTCTTCCTTGGGGCAATTAGTTGCTGGTATTGCTCATGAAATTAACAATCCAGTTAATTTTATCTACGGTAATCTTAAGCATACTGATGATTACACACAACAGTTGTTGTGGTTACTTCAACTTTATCAAAAACATTATCCCTACCCAGAAAAAGAAATTCAAAAAGCTAAAGAAGAAGCTGATATTGAATATTTAACAGAAGATTTGCCTAAAATATTGACTTCCATGAAGATTGGAGCCAGTCGCATCCGGGAAATTGTCCTCAGTTTACGAATATTTTCTCGTTTGGATGAAGCCGAGTTTAAAACTGCTGATATCCATGAAGGGATTGACAGCACTCTATTAATTTTACAACACCGGATTAAATCCCAAAGCAACCGCCCTCAAATCACAGTGATTAAAGAGTATGCTGATATCCCTAAAATTCAGTGTTTTGCAGGACAATTGAATCAAGTATTTATGAACATCTTGGCAAATGCTATTGATGCTTTAGAAGAGGCTTTTCAAAACGGGCTTTGTCCAGAACCGATAATTCGTATTTCTTCAGCCCAGGTGAATGAAAATGTCGTTATTCAGATTGCTGATAATGGCACAGGGATTCCAGAAGCAATCCAGTCTCATCTATTTGACCCCTTTTTCACCACTAAATCTATTGGCAAAGGTACTGGCTTGGGATTATCAATTAGCTACCAAATTATTGCTGAAAAACATGGTGGCTCATTAAAGTTCATTTCATTACCGGGACAGGGTGCAGAGTTTGTAATTACAATCCCGATTCGATAG
- a CDS encoding Nif11-like leader peptide family natural product precursor has protein sequence MYYQIWNFFLKEDKYIYWKEKIKVNKNFDKVTWQKIIDFLFLVEQTFQLKSQLAETDSLEPFLKLATENGYNLTAEELAWFLITRRQIWDLFDFAQKTPSLKEELLIAKDPQQFVNIAAENGYYFSVEELAWLLIEIKSSPELVSINNSVGEILTVSSYGRIEIGYWIWLAEDWGIVPPFCHREKPDNLLSGDTNNPFLLDRCFLPKSYFNQRILVSSNS, from the coding sequence ATGTATTATCAAATTTGGAATTTCTTTCTTAAAGAAGATAAATACATTTATTGGAAAGAAAAAATAAAAGTTAACAAAAATTTTGACAAAGTTACATGGCAAAAGATTATTGATTTTTTGTTTTTAGTAGAGCAAACTTTCCAATTGAAAAGTCAACTAGCAGAAACCGATAGCCTTGAGCCTTTTCTCAAGTTAGCAACAGAAAATGGTTACAATTTGACCGCAGAAGAACTTGCTTGGTTTCTAATTACCAGAAGACAGATTTGGGATCTTTTTGATTTTGCACAAAAAACGCCATCTCTCAAAGAAGAATTGCTCATAGCGAAAGATCCGCAGCAGTTTGTCAACATCGCTGCCGAAAATGGCTATTACTTTTCTGTGGAAGAGTTAGCTTGGTTGTTAATTGAAATTAAATCATCGCCAGAATTAGTATCTATTAACAACAGCGTTGGAGAGATTCTCACAGTATCAAGCTACGGCAGAATTGAAATCGGATACTGGATTTGGCTGGCAGAAGACTGGGGAATTGTGCCACCATTTTGTCATCGAGAGAAACCAGATAATTTATTATCTGGAGATACTAACAATCCTTTTTTACTCGATCGCTGTTTCCTACCCAAGAGCTATTTTAATCAACGCATCTTAGTAAGTAGTAATTCGTAG
- a CDS encoding ribbon-helix-helix domain-containing protein, giving the protein MNIQIKPELEQIIQAQIATGRYSNPEEVISKALKLLLEWEKGYQQWVEETREKVEVAIDQLDRGEGIDGEVVVEQLREKLRKARELQG; this is encoded by the coding sequence ATGAATATCCAAATTAAACCTGAACTAGAGCAAATTATCCAAGCCCAAATTGCTACAGGTAGATACTCAAATCCTGAAGAAGTTATTAGTAAAGCGTTGAAGTTGCTATTAGAGTGGGAAAAAGGTTATCAGCAGTGGGTTGAAGAAACGCGCGAAAAAGTTGAGGTTGCTATTGATCAACTGGATAGAGGGGAAGGTATTGATGGGGAAGTTGTAGTTGAACAATTGCGAGAAAAACTGCGTAAAGCGAGAGAATTGCAAGGATGA
- a CDS encoding glutamyl-tRNA reductase: MNIAVVGLSHKTAPVEVREKLSIPEPQIESAIAQLASYPHIDEVAILSTCNRLEIYIVTSEADQGIREVTQFLAEYSKLPVLSLRQHLFMLLHDDAVMHVMRVAGGLDSLVLGEGQILAQVKTTHKLGQQYSGIKTILNRLFKQALTAGKRVRTETSIGTGAVSISSAAVELAQIKVANLAACRVVILGAGKMSRLLVQHLISKGAVEISIVNRSRDRAEELAKQFPQQPINIHPLSEMMAVIADSDLVFTSTSATEPILDRAKLEMVLEVQRSLMLFDISVPRNVHADVNELENVQAFNVDDLKAVVAQNYESRRKIAQEAERLLEEEVEAFDIWWRSLETVTTISCLRNKVETIREQELEKALSRLGSEFAEKHQEVIEALTRGIVNKILHDPMVQLRSQQDVEARRRCMQTLQMLFNLDAGEQFS; encoded by the coding sequence ATGAATATAGCAGTGGTGGGGTTAAGCCATAAAACAGCCCCAGTAGAAGTCCGGGAAAAACTGAGCATTCCAGAACCACAAATTGAAAGTGCGATCGCTCAACTGGCCAGCTATCCCCATATTGACGAAGTTGCAATTCTTAGCACTTGTAACCGCCTAGAAATTTACATTGTCACCAGTGAAGCAGACCAAGGTATCCGGGAAGTAACGCAGTTTCTTGCAGAATACAGTAAATTACCCGTACTTTCTCTGCGACAACACTTATTTATGTTGCTACATGATGATGCAGTAATGCATGTCATGCGGGTAGCAGGTGGTTTAGATAGTCTGGTACTTGGAGAAGGTCAAATTCTGGCTCAGGTGAAGACTACTCACAAACTGGGACAGCAATATAGTGGTATAAAAACCATTTTGAATCGATTATTTAAACAAGCGTTGACAGCTGGTAAGCGGGTTCGTACTGAAACTAGTATTGGTACTGGCGCTGTCTCTATCAGTTCGGCTGCTGTGGAGTTAGCGCAGATTAAAGTAGCAAATTTAGCAGCTTGTCGAGTGGTAATTCTGGGTGCTGGTAAAATGTCGCGGCTGCTGGTGCAACACCTAATTTCTAAAGGTGCTGTGGAAATTAGTATTGTAAATCGCTCTCGCGATCGCGCCGAAGAATTAGCCAAGCAGTTCCCTCAACAACCGATCAATATTCATCCACTATCAGAAATGATGGCAGTAATTGCCGATAGTGATTTAGTGTTTACAAGTACTTCTGCTACAGAGCCAATACTTGACCGTGCCAAATTGGAAATGGTTTTAGAAGTTCAGCGCTCTCTAATGTTATTTGATATTTCTGTACCGCGTAATGTTCATGCGGATGTAAATGAATTGGAAAATGTGCAGGCGTTTAATGTGGATGATTTGAAGGCAGTAGTAGCGCAAAACTACGAAAGCCGTCGGAAGATTGCACAAGAAGCCGAGCGACTTTTAGAAGAAGAAGTAGAAGCCTTTGATATTTGGTGGCGCAGTTTAGAAACTGTTACCACTATTAGCTGTCTGCGAAATAAAGTCGAAACCATCCGCGAACAAGAGTTAGAAAAAGCTTTGTCGAGATTGGGTTCGGAATTCGCTGAAAAACATCAAGAAGTAATCGAAGCATTAACACGGGGAATTGTCAATAAAATTTTACATGACCCGATGGTGCAATTGCGATCGCAGCAAGACGTGGAAGCCAGACGGCGCTGTATGCAAACTCTGCAAATGCTGTTTAACTTAGATGCAGGGGAGCAGTTTAGTTAA
- a CDS encoding aspartyl protease: MIEGNFRDNGQLFFEIDLITSDGLDLPVDAMLDTGFTGFLAINKQDLEGLDWFYIGEESLRTAKGESRFDIYLGKVILNEQEYEINVYVGNEITEVLLGSEWLKILSLVVNYQAGILTLG; the protein is encoded by the coding sequence ATGATTGAGGGTAACTTTCGGGATAATGGGCAACTATTTTTTGAAATTGATTTGATTACATCTGATGGATTAGATTTGCCTGTAGATGCTATGTTGGATACTGGTTTTACAGGCTTTCTTGCTATTAACAAACAAGATTTAGAGGGTCTAGACTGGTTTTATATCGGTGAGGAATCTCTACGAACTGCTAAAGGAGAATCAAGATTTGATATTTATCTAGGCAAGGTGATATTAAACGAACAAGAGTATGAAATTAATGTTTATGTGGGCAATGAAATTACGGAAGTATTGTTAGGTTCAGAGTGGCTAAAAATTCTGTCGTTGGTAGTAAATTATCAGGCTGGTATATTAACTTTAGGATAA
- a CDS encoding branched-chain amino acid ABC transporter permease — protein sequence MVDYLIFLAISTALFALFGLGLNLQWGFTGLINFGHIAFMTLGAYTTVLLSLKGVPLLISALAGAIVAALLGLIIGFATLRLREDYLGIVTIGTGELIRLVVNNQELPVGDTWISGAFGVQSYPIPLSTEPSLFVRLVMIGLLTLLAAVTFFTLWRWIRTTQISRTTDLGKKTTSKQEFISRLVVGIVLAALAAAIYVSGVIGLYNYNPKAGLMLVLLLVLAFVYWRLEILVRSPWGRILKAIREDEEIPKALGKNVFWYKLQSLMLGGAIAGIAGAFFAWQLSAIYPDNFQPQITFDTWIMVILGGSGNNVGTILGAVIFFAYDALTREVLPRIVTLDEARLGAFRIMVIGLILMVLMIWRPQGILGKKEELTLGK from the coding sequence ATGGTTGACTATCTCATTTTCTTAGCAATTTCTACAGCACTTTTCGCTCTATTCGGTCTAGGACTCAATTTACAGTGGGGTTTTACAGGGCTAATTAACTTTGGTCATATTGCTTTCATGACCCTGGGAGCATATACAACGGTATTATTAAGCTTAAAGGGCGTACCCCTACTTATATCGGCACTGGCTGGGGCAATTGTCGCAGCCTTGTTGGGTTTGATAATTGGTTTTGCAACTCTCCGCTTACGGGAAGATTATCTAGGAATTGTCACCATTGGTACGGGCGAATTAATTCGTTTAGTGGTAAATAATCAGGAATTACCTGTGGGTGACACCTGGATTTCTGGGGCGTTTGGTGTGCAAAGTTATCCCATACCCCTATCCACAGAGCCGAGTTTGTTTGTCAGATTAGTGATGATTGGGTTGTTAACGCTGCTAGCTGCTGTAACTTTTTTTACGTTATGGCGATGGATTCGTACCACCCAAATATCTCGGACTACTGATTTAGGTAAAAAGACAACTAGCAAACAAGAATTTATATCCCGCTTGGTTGTGGGAATTGTGTTAGCAGCTTTGGCAGCAGCGATTTATGTTTCTGGGGTGATTGGACTGTATAATTACAACCCAAAAGCGGGTTTAATGCTGGTGTTGCTGTTGGTTTTAGCATTTGTATACTGGCGCTTAGAAATTTTGGTGCGATCGCCTTGGGGTAGAATTCTCAAAGCTATCCGCGAAGATGAGGAAATTCCCAAAGCACTGGGAAAAAATGTCTTTTGGTATAAATTACAATCATTAATGTTAGGGGGTGCGATCGCAGGTATCGCTGGTGCTTTCTTTGCTTGGCAACTCAGCGCCATTTACCCTGATAATTTTCAACCACAGATCACCTTTGACACTTGGATCATGGTGATTTTAGGTGGTTCTGGCAATAACGTTGGCACAATCTTAGGTGCGGTAATTTTCTTTGCTTACGATGCCCTAACGCGGGAAGTCTTACCCAGAATCGTTACCCTTGATGAAGCACGTTTGGGCGCATTTCGGATCATGGTAATCGGACTAATTTTGATGGTACTGATGATTTGGCGTCCTCAAGGTATCTTAGGGAAAAAGGAGGAACTCACCCTTGGTAAATAA
- a CDS encoding glucose-6-phosphate isomerase — protein sequence MDARALWQRYQNWLYFHEGLGLYLDISRMRFDDAFVDSLRPKFDKAFADMAQLEKGAIANPDENRMVGHYWLRNPDLAPTPELTQEIVQTLEHIEAFAEKVQTGAIHPPRASRFTDIISIGIGGSALGPQFVAEALAPDFPPLKLHFIDNNDPAGIDRVINHLRNTLASTLVLVISKSGGTPEPRNGMIEVKKAYAGHNLDFAQYAVAITSVDSNLDKLAKNEGWLARFPMYDWVGGRTSEMSAVGLVPAALQGIDVRAMLDGAKEMDDATRVPDVKNNPAALLALSWYFAGNGKGEKDMVVLPYKDSLFLFSRYLQQLVMESLGKEKDLDGNVVHQGIAVYGNKGSTDQHAYVQQLREGVANFFATFVEVLEDRQGPSTEIDPGVTSGDYLSGFLQGTRQALYENHRDSITVTIPQVNPRTVGALIALYERAVGLYASLVNVNAYHQPGVEAGKKAAASILDLQTRVVAVLQKEKNPISLEELAEKAGASEQVEEIYKILRHIHANQRGVVLQGDLQKPGSLTVSAS from the coding sequence ATGGATGCTAGGGCACTTTGGCAACGATACCAAAACTGGTTATATTTCCACGAGGGATTAGGACTGTACTTAGACATAAGTCGAATGCGGTTCGATGATGCCTTCGTGGATTCGTTGCGGCCGAAGTTTGACAAGGCGTTTGCGGATATGGCTCAACTGGAGAAGGGTGCGATCGCAAATCCCGACGAGAACCGCATGGTTGGACATTACTGGCTGCGAAATCCTGATTTAGCGCCAACTCCAGAACTTACACAAGAAATTGTCCAAACCCTAGAACACATCGAAGCCTTTGCGGAAAAAGTCCAAACAGGTGCTATTCATCCTCCCAGAGCAAGCCGCTTCACGGATATTATCTCCATTGGCATTGGTGGTTCCGCCCTCGGGCCCCAATTCGTCGCAGAAGCTCTCGCTCCTGATTTCCCGCCCCTGAAACTTCACTTTATCGATAACAACGATCCAGCAGGTATCGATCGCGTTATCAATCATCTCCGAAATACCCTCGCCAGCACTTTGGTATTGGTGATCTCCAAATCTGGGGGAACACCGGAACCTCGCAACGGCATGATTGAAGTTAAAAAAGCTTATGCCGGACACAATTTGGATTTTGCTCAATATGCGGTAGCAATTACCAGCGTTGATAGCAACCTCGATAAACTGGCTAAAAACGAAGGTTGGCTGGCCAGATTTCCCATGTATGACTGGGTAGGAGGACGCACCTCAGAAATGTCTGCTGTGGGGCTAGTACCAGCCGCATTACAGGGCATTGATGTTCGCGCCATGCTAGATGGTGCAAAAGAAATGGATGATGCTACCCGCGTCCCAGATGTGAAAAATAACCCAGCAGCCTTGCTTGCTTTGTCTTGGTACTTTGCAGGTAATGGAAAGGGCGAAAAAGATATGGTTGTCCTACCGTACAAGGACAGCTTATTTTTATTCAGTCGCTATTTGCAACAGCTGGTGATGGAATCCTTGGGCAAGGAAAAAGACTTAGACGGTAATGTTGTCCATCAAGGCATCGCCGTTTATGGCAACAAAGGCTCAACAGATCAACACGCTTACGTCCAGCAGTTGCGTGAGGGTGTAGCGAATTTCTTTGCTACCTTCGTTGAAGTGTTGGAAGATCGTCAGGGCCCATCCACTGAAATAGATCCGGGAGTGACATCAGGCGATTATCTTTCCGGTTTTCTCCAAGGAACCCGACAAGCGCTTTATGAAAATCACCGCGATTCCATTACAGTCACCATTCCCCAAGTTAACCCCCGAACTGTAGGGGCATTAATTGCTTTGTATGAACGCGCTGTTGGTTTATACGCTAGCTTAGTTAACGTTAACGCCTACCATCAGCCAGGGGTAGAAGCTGGCAAAAAAGCAGCCGCTTCCATTCTCGATTTGCAAACACGAGTGGTAGCAGTCTTACAAAAAGAAAAAAATCCCATTTCTCTTGAGGAACTTGCCGAAAAGGCAGGCGCATCAGAACAAGTTGAGGAAATTTACAAAATTTTGCGTCATATCCATGCCAATCAGCGAGGTGTGGTTTTGCAAGGTGATCTTCAGAAACCCGGCAGTTTAACCGTTTCTGCTAGCTGA
- a CDS encoding Uma2 family endonuclease encodes MQLETKKFYYTPEEYLELEEKAKYKSEYRDGEIVPMTGGTTNHNKIALNLAASLKIALRRKNYDVYIGDVRLWIPRYRQHTYPDVMVIEGQPIYTGTSTTTVMNPMLIAEVLSKSTKNYDQGDKFLYYRSIPEFKEYILIDQYQYHVMQYVKTAESQWSFTELEHESATLSVQTVDFQIELCDLYEQVNFAENNED; translated from the coding sequence ATGCAGTTAGAAACCAAAAAATTCTATTACACACCTGAAGAGTATTTAGAACTTGAAGAAAAGGCAAAATATAAAAGCGAATACCGTGATGGAGAAATTGTACCGATGACGGGTGGCACTACAAATCATAATAAAATTGCTTTGAATTTAGCCGCATCCTTAAAAATTGCTTTAAGGCGTAAAAATTATGATGTTTATATTGGTGATGTACGTTTATGGATACCCCGTTATCGGCAGCACACATATCCTGACGTGATGGTGATTGAAGGACAACCTATTTATACGGGAACTAGCACAACAACAGTTATGAACCCGATGTTAATTGCTGAAGTTTTATCTAAATCGACTAAAAATTATGACCAAGGCGATAAGTTTCTTTATTATCGCTCTATTCCCGAATTCAAGGAATATATTTTAATTGACCAATATCAGTATCACGTGATGCAGTATGTAAAAACTGCGGAAAGTCAATGGTCATTCACTGAACTTGAGCATGAATCTGCAACTTTATCAGTGCAAACGGTTGATTTTCAAATTGAATTGTGCGACCTTTATGAACAAGTCAATTTTGCAGAAAATAACGAAGATTAA
- a CDS encoding cytotoxic translational repressor of toxin-antitoxin stability system encodes MSLEMRYARSFLLDLKNLEPAAYERVHDFVFIELAQKWQLTDLKELRQLDGEGIFHRFTLDNYLIGIEIRGEIVKFLRVIPMPDV; translated from the coding sequence GTGAGTCTGGAAATGCGCTATGCACGGTCTTTTTTACTAGACCTGAAAAATTTAGAACCTGCCGCCTACGAGCGGGTACATGATTTTGTGTTTATTGAGTTAGCCCAAAAGTGGCAACTGACTGATTTAAAAGAACTGCGACAGCTTGATGGTGAAGGCATTTTTCACCGCTTCACCCTAGACAATTACCTGATTGGTATAGAAATTAGGGGTGAAATTGTGAAATTTCTGCGTGTCATCCCTATGCCAGATGTCTGA
- a CDS encoding ABC transporter ATP-binding protein translates to MVNNQSSPLPLLVATGLSKSFGGVKAVNEARIEVAKGSITGLIGPNGAGKTTLFNLLSNFIRPDKGRVIFDGEPIQNLQPYQIAQQGVIRTFQVARTLSRLSVLENMLLAAQKQTGENFWQVQLQPHIVAKEEKQLQERAMFLLESVGLEKKAYDYAGCLSGGQRKLLEMGRALMTNPKLILLDEPAAGVNPKLIDDICDRIITWNRQDGMTFLIIEHNMDVVMSLCDRVWVLAEGQNLADGTPAEIQSNPKVLEAYLGK, encoded by the coding sequence TTGGTAAATAACCAGTCATCGCCACTTCCCCTTTTGGTAGCCACTGGACTTTCTAAAAGCTTTGGTGGTGTCAAAGCAGTTAACGAGGCGAGAATCGAAGTTGCTAAAGGCAGTATTACGGGCTTGATTGGCCCCAATGGTGCTGGTAAAACCACTTTGTTTAACTTACTCTCAAACTTCATTCGCCCAGATAAGGGACGAGTAATTTTTGATGGTGAACCGATTCAAAACTTGCAACCATATCAAATCGCCCAGCAGGGAGTAATCCGCACTTTTCAGGTTGCACGGACTCTCTCGCGGTTGTCGGTGTTAGAAAATATGCTGCTGGCGGCGCAAAAACAAACAGGTGAAAATTTTTGGCAAGTGCAGTTGCAACCGCATATTGTCGCTAAGGAAGAAAAGCAACTGCAAGAACGGGCAATGTTTTTATTAGAATCAGTGGGCTTGGAAAAAAAAGCGTACGATTATGCTGGTTGCTTGTCTGGTGGACAACGGAAACTGCTAGAAATGGGACGGGCGCTGATGACTAATCCCAAGTTAATTTTGTTAGATGAACCCGCAGCTGGGGTAAATCCGAAGCTGATTGATGATATTTGCGATCGCATTATCACTTGGAATCGCCAAGATGGGATGACCTTTCTGATTATTGAACACAATATGGATGTCGTTATGTCCTTGTGCGATCGCGTTTGGGTACTTGCCGAAGGACAGAATTTGGCTGATGGTACACCAGCAGAGATTCAAAGCAACCCCAAAGTTTTAGAAGCTTATTTGGGAAAATAG